In Leishmania major strain Friedlin complete genome, chromosome 19, the following proteins share a genomic window:
- a CDS encoding putative Qb-SNARE protein gives MAGAKDERENRDISTDPFQDLTNNFVRAATRAKNNINERNNGCRQHGQDHMAIVQSNEIRKDLRLMEETLEEIHKLVLEAERRLAKENKKKKPKESKINLLERDYEGRRSQYDNCVSAIQNLKEMEAQRVEVARTEINTVQEMQFGKRAQLRQQLLGMRRKDNGSGETVGPGDVELVDSTVGGGTLQEHEESKEQMKMIAAQDAKIDAGLCRIKEGVGRLHDLAVQIGAQIDMQNAMLDETEQVIDKDTAQLRGLNRRLKTFLKETRPMNCFLYVCCVFLIVALTGFFLVQFNVI, from the coding sequence aTGGCTGGGGCGAAGGATGAGAGAGAAAATCGGGACATATCCACTGACCCCTTCCAGGACTTGACGAATAACTTTGTTAGAGCCGCCACACGGGCGAAGAACAACATCAACGAACGCAACAACGGCTGCCGTCAGCACGGGCAGGACCATATGGCCATTGTGCAGTCCAACGAGATTCGCAAGGACCTCCGACTCATGGAGGAAACACTGGAAGAGATTCATAAGTTAGTGCTCGAAGCGGAGCGCCGACTAGCAAAAGAgaacaagaagaagaagccgAAGGAAAGCAAGATTAATCTACTTGAGCGCGACTACGAGGGGCGAAGATCCCAGTACGACAACTGCGTCTCCGCGATACAGAACCTCaaggagatggaggcgcagcgcgttGAGGTGGCACGTACAGAAATCAACACCGTGCAGGAGATGCAGTTTGGCAAGCGCGCTCAGCTACGCCAGCAGCTACTCGGCATGCGGCGGAAGGAtaacggcagcggcgagacTGTGGGGCCCGGCGATGTGGAGTTGGTGGACAGCACCGTAGGTGGTGGCACGCTACAGGAGCACGAGGAATCCAAAGAGCAGATGAAGATGATCGCCGCTCAGGACGCAAAGATCGACGCGGGGCTGTGTCGCATTAAGGAGGGCGTTGGCCGGCTGCATGACTTGGCCGTTCAAATCGGCGCGCAGATTGACATGCAGAACGCGATGCTGGATGAAACAGAGCAGGTGATCGACAAGGAcaccgcgcagctgcgtggcCTGAACAGGCGTCTCAAAACGTTTTTGAAGGAGACCCGCCCGATGAACTGTTTCTTGTACGTTTGCTGCGTCTTTCTCATCGTCGCCCTAACCGGCTTCTTTCTTGTGCAGTTCAACGTCATTTGA
- a CDS encoding histone H2B: MASSRKASNPHKSHRKPKRSWNVYVGRSLKAINAQMSMSHRTMKIVNSYVNDVMERICTEAASIVRANKKRTLGAREVQTAVRIVLPAELAKHAMAEGTKAVSSASR; encoded by the coding sequence ATGGCTTCTTCCCGCAAGGCTTCCAACCCGCACAAGTCGCACCGCAAGCCGAAGCGCTCGTGGAACGTGTACGTGGGCCGCTCGCTGAAGGCGATCAACGCCCAGATGTCGATGTCGCACCGCACGATGAAGATCGTGAACTCGTACGTGAACGACGTGATGGAGCGCATCTGCACTGAGGCCGCGTCGATTGTTCGCGCGAACAAGAAGCGCACGTTGGGTGCGCGCGAGGTgcagacggcggtgcgcattgtgctgccggcggagcTCGCGAAGCATGCCATGGCTGAGGGCACGAAGGCCGTGTCGAGCGCGTCCCGCTAA
- a CDS encoding 40S ribosomal protein S2, translating into MADTQPAQEAPATDAPRAERNFGRGRGGRGGRGRGRGGPGEEKEWVPCTKLGRLVKAQKVTSLEEIFLFSMPIKEHQIVDTLIAEGQLHDEMMKIYPVQKATSAGQRTRFKAFNVVGDCDGHIGIGARVGKEVSLAIRASMIAAKLNIVPVRRGYWGNKIGEPHTIPMKVTGKCGSVAVRLVPAPRGTGIVAAPVPKKILEFAGVEDVYTSSRGKTRTHGNLIMATFYALRKTYGFLTPDLWADTEPSRDPTDEHAELLAEMTTA; encoded by the coding sequence ATGGCAGATACTCAGCCTGCTCAGGAGGCGCCCGCCACCGACGCCCCCCGCGCGGAACGCAATTTCGGCCGAGGCCGTGGCGGACGCGGTGGCCGTGGCCGTGGCCGCGGTGGCCCGGGTGAGGAGAAAGAGTGGGTCCCGTGCACCAAGCTGGGTCGCCTCGTGAAGGCGCAGAAGGTCACCTCTCTGGAAGAGATCTTCCTCTTCTCGATGCCCATCAAGGAGCACCAGATCGTCGACACCCTCATCGCTGAGGGCCAGCTGCACGACGAGATGATGAAGATCTACCCCGTGCAGAAGGCCACGTCGGCCGGCCAGCGCACCCGCTTCAAGGCATTCAACGTCGTCGGCGACTGTGACGGCCACATCGGCATCGGTGCCCGCGTCGGCAAGGAGGTGTCGCTGGCGATTCGCGCCTCAATGATTGCGGCCAAGCTCAACATCgtgccggtgcgccgcggcTACTGGGGCAACAAAATTGGTGAGCCACACACGATTCCGATGAAGGTGACAGGCAAGTGCGGTTCCGTCGCGGTCCGTCTCGTGCCCGCGCCCCGCGGTACCGGCATTGTCGCGGCCCCCGTGCCCAAGAAGATCCTCGAGTTTGCCGGTGTCGAGGACGTGTACACGAGCTCCCGTGGCAAAacccgcacgcacggcaACCTGATCATGGCCACGTTCTACGCCCTGCGCAAGACCTACGGCTTCCTCACGCCCGACCTCTGGGCGGACACGGAGCCCAGCCGCGATCCGACCGACGAGCATGCTGAGCTGCTTGCCGAGATGACCACCGCCTAA
- the PEX13 gene encoding putative peroxin 13, which produces MISLRRSSSLLVEEWKSIVAPVCYASLEFFVVSSTFSLIRPFIMFSGMYGGGLGGMGSAMYGGGLGGMGGMYGGGLGGMSGMYGNSGLMGGSSYAMSGGLNSFVRNNPYGSNSNYSVGGFNSLGSNADGTQNNGMQSSINLQQQADQSNHLASPIHQHAATLPPLNESPEERSRRIQAEHKKERQLIRQQREQHRQARLQARMEIVGHLTNVLVQGLRSAMELFGVCFGTYYSMKAVRAFSSAQERMPSMGMGMGANYPYGAAVAKTQAVATGASGVQQVAKAASGGSSKWRAWLLCIAFFLLGEVVYGIATRQRAKLPQRRRRITGPAEDAYGNVLSQDEYEVSIRSSDAESRLTEGDKGEEETLSEAWGQAYNANGVCGVSQAARPSGGNGTRRVYYALYDYQAPQADGSCLSFKAGDEFVVENYAEGSWCEAMAVEGGSYSSHGRRGLVPSNFLRLAERITKL; this is translated from the coding sequence aTGATCTCTTTGCGCCGCAGCTCGTCGCTTCTCGTGGAGGAGTGGAAATCGATCGTGGCGCCGGTGTGCTACGCTTCTCTCGAATTCTTTGTCGTATCTTCAACGTTCTCACTTATTAGACCCTTCATCATGTTCAGCGGCATGTACGGCGGCGGGCTAGGTGGCATGGGCAGTGCCATGTACGGTGGCGGCTTAGGTGGCATGGGTGGCATGTACGGTGGGGGCTTAGGTGGCATGAGTGGCATGTACGGAAACTCGGGTCTCATGGGAGGCTCATCGTACGCCATGAGCGGTGGCCTCAACAGCTTTGTCCGAAACAACCCGTACGGTTCCAACTCCAACTACAGCGTTGGCGGTTTTAACAGCCTCGGCAGCAACGCCGACGGTACTCAGAACAACGGCATGCAATCCTCGATCAACTTACAACAGCAAGCGGACCAGTCCAATCACCTAGCATCCCCTATCCACCAGCACGCTGCGACTTTGCCACCACTGAACGAGTCACCTGAGGAGCGCAGCCGTCGCATCCAGGCGGAGCACAAGAAGGAACGCCAGCTGattcggcagcagcgggaacAGCACCGACAAGCGCGCCTGCAGGCCCGGATGGAGATTGTGGGCCACCTCACCAACGTGCTCGTGCAGGGCCTCCGCTCTGCCATGGAGCTCTTCGGCGTGTGCTTCGGTACCTACTATAGCATGAAGGCAGTGCGCGCATTTTCGAGCGCGCAGGAGCGGATGCCAAGCATGGGGATGGGCATGGGCGCTAATTACCCGTAcggcgccgcggtcgccAAGACGCAGGCGGTCGCGACGGGCGCTTCGGGGGTCCAGCAGGTCGCCAAAGCCGCCAGCGGAGGCTCGAGCAAGTGGCGGGCGTGGCTGCTCTGCATAGCCTTTTTCCTTTTGGGCGAGGTCGTGTACGGGATCGCCACACGCCAGCGCGCaaagctgccgcagcgccggcgtcgcaTCACCGGCCCAGCAGAGGACGCCTACGGAAACGTACTTAGCCAGGATGAGTACGAGGTGAGCATCCgctccagcgacgccgaGTCGCGCCTGACGGAGGGGGAcaagggcgaggaggagacgctCTCGGAGGCATGGGGACAGGCATACAACGCCAATGGCGTGTGCGGTGTCTCACAGGCGGCAAGGCCAAGTGGTGGCAACGGTACCCGCCGAGTATACTATGCACTGTACGACTACCAGGCTCCGCAGGCCGACGGTTCGTGCTTGAGCTTCAAGGCGGGTGACGAGTTTGTGGTGGAGAACTACGCTGAGGGCAGCTGGTgcgaggcgatggcggtggAGGGTGGGAGCTACTCGTCTCACGGCCGTCGTGGTCTCGTACCGAGCAACTTCCTGCGTCTCGCAGAGCGCATCACAAAATTGTAG
- a CDS encoding putative fibrillarin — protein MRGGRGGFGGRGGGGRGGGGRGGGGRGGGRGGGRGGGRGGGGRGGGGRGGRGGAGAPKGNIFHPHARFNGCYLLAGKDTLSTRSLVPGVSVYSEKRVNGTVAGESESNEFRVWNPYRSKLASAIYAGVASIYMEPGSAVLYLGAASGTTVSHVSDLVGPEGVVYAVEFSHRSGRDLEEMTKRRSNIVPILEDARYPQKYRMLIPRLVDCIFMDVAQPDQARILALNAQHFLKANGGFVISIKANCIDSTADPAAVFASEVQKLKDSGLRPKEQVSLEPFERDHCVVTGYYKNVPQAT, from the coding sequence ATGCGCGGCGGGCGCGGTGGCTTCggtggacgcggcggcggcggtcgcggtggtggcggccgcggaggtggtggccgtggcggtgggcgtggcggtgggcgtggtggtggtcgcggtggtggcggccgcggcggtggtggccgtggcgGTCGTGGaggtgcgggtgcgccgAAGGGCAACATCTTCCACCCGCATGCCCGCTTCAACGGCTGCTACCTCTTGGCCGGCAAGgacaccctctccacgcGGTCGCTGGTCCCTGGCGTGTCGGTGTACAGCGAGAAGCGTGTGAACGGCACGGTGGCCGGCGAGTCTGAGTCGAACGAGTTCCGCGTATGGAACCCGTACCGCTCCAAGCTAGCGTCCGCGATCTACGCTGGTGTAGCCAGCATATACATGGAGCCTGGTTCTGCCGTGCTGTACCTCGGCGCAGCCAGCGGCACCACTGTTAGCCACGTCTCGGACCTTGTCGGACCGGAGGGCGTCGTTTACGCGGTAGAGTTctcgcaccgcagcggccgtgACCTGGAAGAGATGACGaagcgccgcagcaacaTTGTCCCCATCCTGGAGGATGCCCGCTACCCGCAGAAGTACCGCATGCTCATTCCCCGTCTGGTGGACTGCATCTTCATGGACGTCGCCCAGCCGGATCAGGCGCGCATTCTAGCCCTCAACGCCCAACACTTCTTGAAGGCGAACGGTGGCTTTGTGATTTCGATCAAGGCGAACTGCATCGATTCCACGGCGGATCCGGCAGCGGTGTTTGCGTCCGAGGTTCAGAAGCTGAAGGATTCTGGCCTCCGCCCAAAGGAGCAGGTATCACTAGAGCCCTTCGAGCGTGACCACTGCGTCGTCACGGGCTACTACAAGAACGTCCCACAGGCGACGTAA
- a CDS encoding putative QA-SNARE protein — translation MPLENGEVLSRCIQQVAKACSDAQSSMKELGTGRDAIARGRLRRTRLLVQQCNSRVEEVLSDAEPSLESLRQQYAQQKAVFELINVEATRRERQTFQQKDPASMREGDLDALESQVTFCEARPLNMSEFHTEEAIQREKLQSAREIESDVMDLKMAYQEFHSLAHQQQESLDRVTNNVTESRSLIERGHDQIQGATRRQRSFRKIGCISGAVVIVIMVIVMIVVMVLTR, via the coding sequence ATGCCCTTAGAGAATGGAGAGGTCCTTTCACGGTGTATCCAGCAAGTCGCCAAGGCATGCAGTGATGCACAGAGCTCCATGAAAGAGCTGGGGACGGGCCGGGACGCCATTGCCCGTGGTCGGCTCCGTCGAACCCGGCTCCTCGTCCAGCAGTGCAACAGTCGCGTAGAGGAGGTGCTCAGCGATGCGGAACCTTCTCTCGAGTCGTTGAGGCAGCAGTACGCCCAACAGAAGGCTGTTTTCGAGCTCATCAATGTCGAGGCCACGCGTCGGGAGCGGCAGACGTTCCAGCAGAAAGATCCGGCCAGCATGCGGGAAGGCGACCTCGACGCTCTAGAGTCACAGGTGACATTTTGCGAGGCGCGCCCCCTCAATATGTCGGAGTTTcacacggaggaggcgattCAGCGTGAGAAGCTACAGAGTGCGCGCGAGATCGAGTCGGATGTGATGGACCTGAAGATGGCGTACCAAGAGTTCCACTCGCTTGCGCATCAGCAACAGGAAAGCCTAGATCGTGTGACGAACAATGTGACGGAGTCCCGCTCTCTCATCGAGCGCGGACACGATCAGATCCAAGGCGCcacgcgccggcagcgatcTTTTCGAAAAATTGGCTGCATTAGCGGCGCTGTAGTCATTGTCATTATGGTCATCGTCATGATTGTAGTCATGGTTCTCACCCGATGA
- a CDS encoding putative protein kinase — translation MQPSSDNGASTGANVVVEGKYTIQDANIVGRGAYSVVKVCTPIHPYVPPGSRPGMKYVVKIIEKDYLISLAKGDVDMAMAEIKREIDVLRHIPSHENVVTFLEYVETEKQFLLFFEKVQCGDLCELILQSSSGKLTEEKSKLYTYQVIKAVLHCHLHDIIHRDIKPENLLVSEDDNIKLTDFGLAKRSRGVCTGDSPRDPLDVTALMMPYPGCERLLGKRVVCSDVIGTPRYGAPEMFYAKFTQTHYDGFNADTWSIGVVTYITLSGSFPYSPGSNASEKEVFRTIMSTPLPKPSGISPLAWEFVQSMLNKDPSKRTPLYAALNHPWLSDVVVQRGSVVAAQLRASAISADVESAAARFDEEARCLRICMATLQSEVAALREERDRVREVQQPALQETHTPARRAQTPSGLSRPRSTRYPASTIRVSSPARVINHRRTGSHDSSSAGSVPRRASAPRGRSPLARSAGGAAVRRGTPARAGGTTPARSATPSRTTGARSGSAARAMISTRGATPTRSATPGRSAHDRSRTPHRSAISGTANGTTSGVSHSTNAVNPANELHLGDQVTYKGCRAIVRFNGSTAFGAGIWIGLEMLEGNEGTNDGSSFIDKKQYFTCPKGKGVFVRASQVKKLG, via the coding sequence ATGCAGCCGAGTAGCGACAACGGGGCGAGCACCGGCGCCAACGTCGTGGTGGAGGGCAAGTACACGATTCAGGATGCGAACATCGTAGGCCGTGGCGCGTACAGTGTGGTAAAGGTATGCACACCGATTCACCCCTACGTCCCACCAGGGTCGAGGCCTGGGATGAAGTACGTGGTGAAGATTATCGAGAAGGACTACCTCATCTCGCTTGCCAAGGGCGACGTCGATATGGCCATGGCGGAGATCAAGCGAGAGATCGACGTGCTGCGGCACATTCCATCGCACGAGAACGTGGTCACGTTTCTCGAGTACGTAGAGACGGAGAAGCAGTTTCTGCTTTTCTTCGAGAAGGTTCAATGCGGCGACCTGTGTGAACTCATTCTGCAGTCCTCCAGCGGCAAGCTGACGGAGGAGAAATCGAAGTTGTACACGTACCAGGTCATCAAGGCAGTGCTGCATTGCCATCTGCACGACATCATCCACCGCGACATCAAACCCGAGAACTTGCTTGTGAGCGAGGACGACAACATTAAACTGACGGATTTCGGTCTAGCAAAGCGCTCGCGAGGGGTGTGCACCGGCGACTCCCCGAGGGACCCGCTGGACGTGACGGCGTTGATGATGCCGTACCCCGGCTGCGAGCGTCTCTTGGGCAAGCGAGTTGTTTGCTCAGACGTCATTGGCACGCCCCGCTACGGCGCCCCGGAGATGTTCTACGCTAAGTTCACGCAGACCCACTACGACGGCTTCAACGCCGACACGTGGTCCATCGGCGTCGTCACGTATATTACGCTCTCCGGTAGCTTCCCCTACTCGCCGGGGTCAAACGCGTCAGAGAAGGAGGTGTTTCGCACGATCATGTCCACCCCGCTGCCGAAGCCGTCCGGCATCTCGCCGCTGGCTTGGGAGTTTGTGCAGTCGATGCTGAACAAGGACCCGAGTAAGCGCACCCCCCTGTACGCCGCGCTCAACCATCCGTGGCTGTCTGacgtggtggtgcagcgcggctccgtcgtggcggcgcagctgcgggcgAGCGCCATTTCGGCCGACGTCgagtctgctgctgctcgcttcgacgaggaggcgcgctgcctgcgcatATGCATGGCCACGCTGCAAAGCGAAGTGGCCGCGCTCAGAGAGGAGCGCGACCGGGTAcgcgaggtgcagcagcctGCCTTACAAGAGACCCACACACCGGCTCGTCGTGCGCAGACGCCGAGTGGGCTTTcgcggccgcgcagcacacgctATCCTGCGTCGACGATTCGTGTCTCCTCGCCCGCGCGCGTCATTAATCACCGCCGCACAGGCAGCCatgacagcagcagcgctggatCCGTTCCTCGTcgcgcctctgcgccgcgcggGAGGAGCCCgctggcgcgcagcgcaggtggcgccgcggtgcgTCGTGGCACCCCTGCAAGagccggcggcaccacccCCGCCCGCAGTGCAACGCCGTCTCGGACCACCGGCGCTCGCTCGGGCTCTGCGGCGCGGGCTATGATTTCCACTCGAGGCGCCACGCCGACACGCTCCGCCACACCAGGCCGCAGCGCCCATGATCGGTCGCGCACtccacaccgcagcgccatATCTGGCACCGCCAACGGCACCACTTCCGGCGTGTCGCACTCCACCAACGCCGTGAATCCCGCCAACGAGCTGCACCTTGGCGACCAGGTCACGTACAAGGGCTGCCGCGCTATCGTGCGGTTCAACGGGTCAACCGCGTTCGGTGCCGGCATCTGGATCGGGCTGGAGATGTTAGAGGGCAACGAGGGCACCAACGACGGCTCCTCATTCATTGACAAGAAGCAGTACTTCACGTGCCCCAAGGGCAAGggcgtgtttgtgcgcgcCTCCCAGGTGAAGAAGCTGGGCTGA
- a CDS encoding putative mitogen-activated protein kinase — translation MAAISTKELMEVTLGKKLGAGSFGSVFVGVLPSGNFVAVKILELSDDAPSNTEVEIHRKMVHPNIIRYLYSRIDLESTPKKLYVYLEFVTGGSVTSLMKSLPNGCLPYAVVRVYARHMFQGLEYLHSNQVAHRDIKGDNVLISMDTGTAKLADFDQAKIMNTHSTLRKAATATLAGTPYWMAPEVITDEDGYDPFKADIWSAGCTVAEMITGRAPWTPMPNVMHIMNKLALSTGWPDAVPKDAKELGSQDAYDFLDLCFQRDVSKRPPAATLLKHVFLRV, via the coding sequence ATGGCGGCGATCTCAACCAAGGAGCTGATGGAAGTGACGCTAGGCAAGAAGCTCGGCGCTGGCAGCTTCGGCTCTGTTTTTGTGGGTGTGCTTCCCAGCGGTAACTTCGTTGCAGTGAAGATACTGGAGCTCTCAGACGACGCGCCGTCCAACACGGAGGTGGAGATTCACCGGAAAATGGTTCACCCCAACATTATTCGCTATCTGTACAGCCGCATTGATTTGGAAAGCACACCAAAAAAACTCTACGTCTACCTGGAGTTTGTGACTGGTGGCTCGGTGACGTCGCTGATGAAGAGCTTGCCGAATGGCTGCCTGCCTTATGCAGTAGTGCGCGTGTACGCACGGCACATGTTCCAAGGATTGGAGTATCTTCATAGCAACCAGGTTGCCCACCGTGACATCAAGGGCGACAACGTGCTTATTTCCATGGACACCGGCACGGCAAAGCTAGCGGATTTTGATCAGGCAAAAATCATGAACACGCACAGCACCTTGCGCaaagcggcgacggcgacgttGGCGGGAACGCCATACTGGATGGCGCCTGAGGTGATCACAGACGAGGACGGTTACGATCCATTCAAGGCTGATATCTGGTCAGCGGGCTGCACCGTGGCGGAGATGATCACAGGGCGCGCTCCGTGGACCCCGATGCCGAATGTGATGCACATCATGAACAAGCTGGCGCTCTCGACCGGATGGCCTGATGCGGTGCCGAAGGACGCCAAAGAGCTTGGTTCACAAGATGCGTACGACTTCTTAGACTTGTGCTTCCAACGAGATGTGTCGAAGCGgccgcccgctgccaccCTCCTCAAGCACGTGTTTCTCCGAGTCTGA
- a CDS encoding putative aminopeptidase, which translates to MSKNADQEEWEDYGDEEVQDEEEEDTTINNSDVVVRYKKAATWCNETLRVLIDATKPGAKVCDLCRLGDDTITAKVKTMFKGTEKGIAFPTCISVNNCVCHNSPGVSDETTQQEIAMGDVVHYDLGIHVDGYCAVVAHTIQVTEDNELGKDEKAARVITAAYNILNTALRQMRPGTTIYQVTDVVEKAAEHYKVTPVDGVLSHMMKRYIIDGYRCIPQRRVAEHMVHDYDLEKAQVWTLDIVMTSGKGKLKERDARPCVFKVALDSNYSVKMESAKEVQKEIDSKYATFPFAIRNLEAKKARLGLNEMAKHGAVIPYPILFEKEGEVVAHFKITVLISNKKIEPITGLKPQKAPALEPYTDEMLLATNKLSLSLEKKAAK; encoded by the coding sequence ATGTCAAAGAACGCTGACCAGGAGGAGTGGGAGGATtacggcgacgaggaggtgcaggatgaagaagaggaggacacCACCATCAACAACTCCGACGTGGTGGTGCGCTACAAGAAGGCCGCAACGTGGTGCAATGAAACGTTGCGCGTGCTTATCGATGCCACAAAACCTGGCGCCAAGGTGTGCGACCTGTGCCGCCTCGGTGATgacaccatcaccgccaaGGTCAAGACAATGTTCAAAGGCACGGAAAAAGGCATCGCTTTCCCGACCTGCATCTCGGTCAACAACTGCGTATGCCACAACAGCCCTGGCGTGTCGGACGAGACGACGCAGCAAGAGATCGCGATGGGTGACGTCGTGCACTACGACCTGGGCATCCACGTGGACGGCTactgcgccgtcgtcgcgcacACCATTCAGGTGACAGAGGACAATGAGCTTGGCAAGGACgagaaggcggcgcgcgtCATTACAGCGGCGTACAACATCCTGAacacggcgctgcgccagatGCGTCCCGGTACGACCATCTACCAGGTGACAGACGTAGTTGAGAAGGCTGCGGAGCACTACAAGGTGACTCCGGTAGACGGCGTCCTCTCGCATATGATGAAGCGCTACATCATAGACGGATACCGCTGTATCCCGCAGCGCAGGGTCGCGGAGCACATGGTGCACGACTACGATCTCGAGAAAGCGCAGGTGTGGACGCTAGACATTGTCATGACCTCCGGCAAGGGCAAGCTGAAGGAGCGCGATGCGCGGCCGTGCGTGTTCAAGGTGGCTCTGGACTCCAACTACTCTGTGAAAATGGAAAGCGCGAAGGAGGTTCAGAAGGAAATCGACTCCAAGTATGCCACCTTCCCCTTTGCCATCCGCAACCTGGAGGCCAAGAAGGCCCGCCTCGGTCTCAACGAGATGGCGAAGCACGGTGCTGTCATCCCGTACCCTATTCTCTTCGAAAAGGAAGGCGAGGTCGTCGCCCATTTCAAGATTACGGTGCTCATCAGCAACAAGAAGATTGAGCCGATTACCGGCCTGAAGCCGCAGAAGGCCCCGGCGCTCGAGCCATACACGGACGAGATGCTGCTTGCGACGAACAAGCTCTCGCTGTCGCTAGAGAAGAAGGCGGCGAAGTAG